In one Nicotiana sylvestris chromosome 8, ASM39365v2, whole genome shotgun sequence genomic region, the following are encoded:
- the LOC104220272 gene encoding glycerol-3-phosphate acyltransferase, chloroplastic isoform X2, protein MLILSASPSSSTLSSSSSHISRPLISSSSSSSASFSTSLPVVAVKAAARLLSIRKLRCAIFCASKVRGMAEIVEEKKESNSTAAAAAAVAVSTSENHELPQSRAFLDARTGEDLLSAIRKAVEDEKLPLNVAEGMEELYHNYQNAVLQSGVPKADEIILYNMALALDRIFVDVKDAFEFSPHHKAIREPFDYYKFGQNYIRPLLDFRSSYVGNISVFGEIEEKLKQGDNVVLMSNHQSEADPAVIALLLESKHPYIAENIIYVAGDRVITDPLCKPFSMGRNLLCVYSKKHMGDDPKLVEKKKRANTRSLKEMAVLLRGGSKLIWIAPSGGRDRPNPITKEWYPAPFDASSTDNMRRLVEHAGVPGHIYPLAILCYDIMPPPPQVEKNIGEKRIISFHGTGISVGPKIDFHEVAGALEDSEEAKLVYTKALYDSVNQQYNVLNSAIHGKQGQEVSTPSVSLSQPWQ, encoded by the exons ATGTTGATCCTCTCTGCGTCTCCTTCTTCCtccactctctcttcttcttcttcacacaTTTCTAGGCCTTTAATTTCTTCCTCGTCTTCATCTTCTGCTTCATTTTCAACTTCACTTCCAGTAGTTGCAGTCAAAGCTGCTGCCAGGCTACTGTCAATTCGGAAGTTACGGTGTGCAATTTTCTGTGCTTCGAAGGTTCGTGGAATGGCGGAAATAGTTGAAGAGAAGAAGGAATCGAATTCAACTGCTGCTGCTGCCGCCGCCGTCGCAGTTTCTACTTCTGAGAATCATGAGCTTCCGCAGTCGCGTGCCTTCCTTGACGCTCGTACTGGAGAAG ATTTGCTATCTGCTATTCGGAAAGCAGTGGAAGATGAAAAACTGCCGCTTAATGTTGCTGAAGGGATGGAGGAGTTGTATCATAACTATCAGAATGCA gtTTTACAAAGTGGAGTACCCAAAGCAGATGAGATCATTTTGTATAACATGGCTCTTGCGTTGGATCGTATTTTTGTGGATGTGAAG GATGCTTTTGAGTTCTCGCCACATCATAAGGCCATTCGTGAACCTTTTGACTATTACAAGTTTGGCCAAAATTATATCCGCCCTTTACTTGATTTCAG GAGTTCTTATGTTGGCAATATATCAGTTTTTGGTGAAATAGAAGAGAAGCTCAAGCAG GGCGATAATGTTGTTTTGATGTCAAACCACCAAAGTGAAGCAGATCCAGCGGTTATTGCTCTGTTGCTTGAATCGAAGCACCCATACATTGCTGAGAACATA ATCTATGTTGCAGGAGATAGAGTTATTACTGATCCTCTTTGCAAGCCATTCAGCATGGGAAG GAATCTCCTGTGTGTTTATTCGAAAAAACATATGGGTGATGACCCCAAACTTGTCgagaagaaaaagagagcaaACACAAGAAGCTTGAAGGAGATGGCTGTGCTATTGAG GGGTGGATCAAAACTAATATGGATTGCTCCTAGTGGTGGAAGAGATAGGCCAAACCCTATTACAAAAGAATGGTATCCA GCGCCATTTGATGCTTCCTCAACAGACAACATGAGAAGGCTTGTAGAACATGCTGGTGTCCCTGGTCACATTTATCCTCTAGCAATATTATGCTATGATATTATGCCCCCTCCGCCCCAG GTTGAGAAAaatattggagagaaaagaataATATCTTTTCATGGAACTGGCATATCCGTGGGGCCCAAAATTGATTTTCATGAGGTTGCTGGTGCTTTGGAAGACTCTGAAGAG GCTAAGCTGGTCTACACAAAGGCACTTTATGACTCTGTAAACCAGCAGTACAACGTGCTAAATTCTGCTATACATGGCAAACAGGGACAGGAGGTATCAACTCCCAGCGTTTCATTATCACAACCATGGCAGTAG
- the LOC104220272 gene encoding glycerol-3-phosphate acyltransferase ATS12, chloroplastic isoform X1, with protein sequence MLILSASPSSSTLSSSSSHISRPLISSSSSSSASFSTSLPVVAVKAAARLLSIRKLRCAIFCASKVRGMAEIVEEKKESNSTAAAAAAVAVSTSENHELPQSRAFLDARTGEDLLSAIRKAVEDEKLPLNVAEGMEELYHNYQNADRSTGQAIGTRLESKGLYYLNSLNSSKVLQSGVPKADEIILYNMALALDRIFVDVKDAFEFSPHHKAIREPFDYYKFGQNYIRPLLDFRSSYVGNISVFGEIEEKLKQGDNVVLMSNHQSEADPAVIALLLESKHPYIAENIIYVAGDRVITDPLCKPFSMGRNLLCVYSKKHMGDDPKLVEKKKRANTRSLKEMAVLLRGGSKLIWIAPSGGRDRPNPITKEWYPAPFDASSTDNMRRLVEHAGVPGHIYPLAILCYDIMPPPPQVEKNIGEKRIISFHGTGISVGPKIDFHEVAGALEDSEEAKLVYTKALYDSVNQQYNVLNSAIHGKQGQEVSTPSVSLSQPWQ encoded by the exons ATGTTGATCCTCTCTGCGTCTCCTTCTTCCtccactctctcttcttcttcttcacacaTTTCTAGGCCTTTAATTTCTTCCTCGTCTTCATCTTCTGCTTCATTTTCAACTTCACTTCCAGTAGTTGCAGTCAAAGCTGCTGCCAGGCTACTGTCAATTCGGAAGTTACGGTGTGCAATTTTCTGTGCTTCGAAGGTTCGTGGAATGGCGGAAATAGTTGAAGAGAAGAAGGAATCGAATTCAACTGCTGCTGCTGCCGCCGCCGTCGCAGTTTCTACTTCTGAGAATCATGAGCTTCCGCAGTCGCGTGCCTTCCTTGACGCTCGTACTGGAGAAG ATTTGCTATCTGCTATTCGGAAAGCAGTGGAAGATGAAAAACTGCCGCTTAATGTTGCTGAAGGGATGGAGGAGTTGTATCATAACTATCAGAATGCA gACCGCAGTACGGGACAGGCGATTGGAACAAGACTTGAATCAAAAGGCCTTTACTACCTTAACTCACTCAATTCCTCCAAG gtTTTACAAAGTGGAGTACCCAAAGCAGATGAGATCATTTTGTATAACATGGCTCTTGCGTTGGATCGTATTTTTGTGGATGTGAAG GATGCTTTTGAGTTCTCGCCACATCATAAGGCCATTCGTGAACCTTTTGACTATTACAAGTTTGGCCAAAATTATATCCGCCCTTTACTTGATTTCAG GAGTTCTTATGTTGGCAATATATCAGTTTTTGGTGAAATAGAAGAGAAGCTCAAGCAG GGCGATAATGTTGTTTTGATGTCAAACCACCAAAGTGAAGCAGATCCAGCGGTTATTGCTCTGTTGCTTGAATCGAAGCACCCATACATTGCTGAGAACATA ATCTATGTTGCAGGAGATAGAGTTATTACTGATCCTCTTTGCAAGCCATTCAGCATGGGAAG GAATCTCCTGTGTGTTTATTCGAAAAAACATATGGGTGATGACCCCAAACTTGTCgagaagaaaaagagagcaaACACAAGAAGCTTGAAGGAGATGGCTGTGCTATTGAG GGGTGGATCAAAACTAATATGGATTGCTCCTAGTGGTGGAAGAGATAGGCCAAACCCTATTACAAAAGAATGGTATCCA GCGCCATTTGATGCTTCCTCAACAGACAACATGAGAAGGCTTGTAGAACATGCTGGTGTCCCTGGTCACATTTATCCTCTAGCAATATTATGCTATGATATTATGCCCCCTCCGCCCCAG GTTGAGAAAaatattggagagaaaagaataATATCTTTTCATGGAACTGGCATATCCGTGGGGCCCAAAATTGATTTTCATGAGGTTGCTGGTGCTTTGGAAGACTCTGAAGAG GCTAAGCTGGTCTACACAAAGGCACTTTATGACTCTGTAAACCAGCAGTACAACGTGCTAAATTCTGCTATACATGGCAAACAGGGACAGGAGGTATCAACTCCCAGCGTTTCATTATCACAACCATGGCAGTAG